A genome region from Chiroxiphia lanceolata isolate bChiLan1 chromosome 5, bChiLan1.pri, whole genome shotgun sequence includes the following:
- the LOC116787734 gene encoding translation initiation factor IF-2-like, with translation MPGHVGAEPLSPRVTRSPWLSRTHGRRRRRTDGRMEPRRERGRGGARRLLCLRPRQGERLPLPDPSAPSIEGSASSSLPGEAARAPRWGGRGGGPSAALSPPPATQRDLGRAELALARPGPWPPALRAAGGTAPRDGGRSGRAGGRRLSAPHPLPPRLPGPGRWGRAAGRGGAGRTCASPAPRGWARGAAGGIGGWKVSVCCVSVPPPPPRFSPFFPPSFPSPPHLLQACGTVAV, from the coding sequence ATGCCCGGTCACGTGGGCGCGGAGCCCCTCTCCCCCCGCGTTACACGCTCTCCATGGCTCAGCCGGACAcacgggcggcggcggcgacggacggacggacggatGGAgccgcggcgggagcggggccgcggcggAGCGCGGCGCCTTCTTTGTCTGCGGCCTCGGCAAGGCGAGCGCCTTCCCCTCCCCGACCCTTCAGCGCCCTCGATAGAGGGCTCGGCTTCTTCTTCCCTGCCAGGAGAGGCGGCAAGGGCTCCTCGCTggggcggccggggcgggggtCCTTCCGCGGCCCTTTCGCCCCCGCCGGCGACACAGCGCGACCTCGGACGAGCGGAGCTGGCTCTGGCGCGCCCCGGCCCGTGGCCGCCGGCTCTGCGGGCAGCGGGCGGGACGGCCCCGCGGGACGGCGGGAGGTCAGGGCGGGCCGGTGGCCGCCGCCTCTCCGCCCCGCACCCCCTTCCTCCGCGGctgcccgggccgggccggtGGGGCCGCGCTGCGGGGAGGGGCGGCGCGGGCAGGACCTGCGCCTCGCCGGCCCCGCGGGGGTGGGCAAGGGGGGCGGCTGGGGGGATCGGGGGGTGGAAGGTGTCTGTCTGCTGCGTTtctgttccccccccccccccccgtttctctcctttcttccctccctccttcccctccccgcCCCATCTGTTACAGGCTTGCGGAACTGTAGCTGTTTGA